The following proteins are co-located in the Candidatus Methanoperedens sp. genome:
- a CDS encoding YkgJ family cysteine cluster protein encodes METDINKIKKISRQKEEENWKFRSFLKMCNISDEKIDSVVHKLYRDIVSEIDCQKCANCCVEMVPILDNEDIDKFSKSSGIPVAEFKSRYLVKNKGSNDYTFNKIPCPFLKNNSCSCYAYRPKDCVAYPHLHKNEFTSRLINIIVNCSICPIVFNVFEGVKNEIFYYDREEKENLKIE; translated from the coding sequence ATGGAAACTGACATCAATAAGATAAAGAAGATATCAAGACAAAAAGAAGAGGAGAATTGGAAATTCCGGTCATTTTTGAAAATGTGCAATATATCGGATGAAAAAATAGATTCGGTTGTCCATAAATTATATCGTGATATCGTTTCAGAAATAGATTGTCAAAAGTGCGCCAATTGCTGCGTAGAAATGGTACCAATCCTGGATAATGAAGATATAGATAAATTCTCAAAAAGTTCAGGGATTCCTGTTGCTGAATTCAAAAGCAGGTATCTTGTAAAAAATAAAGGATCAAACGATTACACTTTTAATAAGATACCATGCCCTTTCCTCAAAAATAATTCATGTTCATGCTATGCCTATCGTCCCAAGGATTGTGTGGCTTATCCTCATTTGCATAAGAATGAGTTCACTTCAAGATTGATAAATATAATTGTAAATTGTTCAATCTGCCCGATCGTGTTTAATGTTTTTGAGGGGGTGAAAAATGAAATTTTTTATTATGACCGGGAGGAAAAAGAAAATTTAAAAATAGAATAA
- a CDS encoding DUF305 domain-containing protein, translating to MRNKILTVAIITGILLVSGMTSVMAGNISDGNTGDMQNHKCSSEMMTNMEADYPKDIMSGYSNTMMGGRMMGDIDRNFIEQMIPHHKMAITEADIALQKAEHEEIKKLATDIKTAQAKEIDDMRSWYKEWYGTEVPEYPTGMGMMSGDTSIERLNNTDNFDKEFIEQMIHHHQMAIMMADIALQKAEREEIKKIAADIKTAQAKEIDDMRSWYKEWYGTEVPENPTGMGDMMSDGMMDGGMMGDGMMSDELWR from the coding sequence ATGAGAAATAAAATATTAACTGTGGCTATTATAACCGGGATATTACTGGTATCTGGTATGACCTCTGTAATGGCCGGAAATATAAGCGACGGAAATACAGGAGATATGCAAAATCATAAGTGTTCTTCCGAAATGATGACAAATATGGAAGCGGACTATCCGAAGGATATAATGTCCGGTTACAGTAATACAATGATGGGTGGCAGAATGATGGGAGACATAGATCGCAACTTCATCGAGCAGATGATTCCTCATCATAAGATGGCGATCACGGAGGCTGATATTGCGCTGCAAAAGGCAGAGCATGAAGAGATAAAGAAACTTGCGACGGATATAAAAACTGCACAGGCCAAAGAAATCGATGACATGCGTTCCTGGTACAAAGAGTGGTATGGAACCGAAGTCCCGGAATATCCAACGGGAATGGGCATGATGAGCGGGGATACAAGCATTGAACGCCTCAATAATACCGATAATTTTGATAAAGAGTTCATCGAACAAATGATCCACCACCATCAAATGGCAATCATGATGGCTGATATTGCGCTGCAAAAGGCAGAGCGTGAAGAGATAAAGAAAATTGCGGCAGACATAAAAACTGCACAGGCCAAAGAAATCGATGACATGCGCTCCTGGTACAAAGAGTGGTATGGAACTGAAGTTCCAGAGAACCCAACGGGAATGGGAGACATGATGAGTGATGGGATGATGGATGGTGGAATGATGGGTGATGGGATGATGAGTGATGAATTATGGAGGTAA
- a CDS encoding deoxyhypusine synthase, producing MDHNKHNHWEGKTILPIALDEKMTITQLVDDIFDGMGYNAKRLAEACHLFKSMLDENSTVCLTLAGAMTPVGMGGGIIKMIEKGFVDWIVTTGANTYHDLHFAYKLPVHQGDHCADDNDLAEHDVVRIYDVYIDMQRTLIAQDKIIQALTSKAVEDNKFPGKFSTAYYYKILGEGVWETAKNPERSFIASASKNKVPVFVPGFADSSVGMGTSYLPILANGKSGSFDLDPEDFVDPSPTMDVLESAAIVHDSMIHDIPRGVLEVGGGLPKNFLQQTGPMISQIIGMECPGENYVVQVTVDRPDTGGLSGATINEGKSWGKIPKAGEGNVIPYLDATVGIPIIFAYALENCKPRKHKKLSERLPEITRELIKAARLNV from the coding sequence ATGGATCACAATAAACATAATCACTGGGAAGGGAAAACTATCCTGCCGATTGCTCTTGATGAAAAAATGACGATAACGCAGCTTGTTGATGACATATTCGATGGGATGGGATATAATGCAAAGCGATTGGCGGAGGCGTGCCATCTTTTTAAGTCCATGCTGGATGAGAACTCAACTGTGTGTTTAACACTTGCGGGTGCAATGACCCCGGTAGGAATGGGTGGAGGCATTATTAAAATGATAGAGAAGGGATTTGTGGACTGGATCGTCACAACAGGCGCAAACACTTATCATGATCTTCATTTTGCATATAAACTTCCTGTGCACCAGGGAGATCATTGCGCTGACGATAATGATCTTGCCGAGCATGATGTTGTGCGTATCTATGATGTTTATATCGATATGCAAAGAACTCTTATAGCCCAGGATAAGATCATCCAGGCGCTTACGAGTAAAGCTGTTGAAGATAATAAGTTCCCTGGAAAATTTTCAACCGCATATTATTATAAAATACTTGGCGAAGGCGTATGGGAGACTGCAAAGAATCCTGAGAGATCATTTATAGCCTCAGCTTCAAAAAATAAAGTTCCGGTTTTCGTTCCCGGTTTTGCTGATTCATCGGTAGGCATGGGAACCAGCTATTTGCCCATCCTTGCAAATGGAAAATCCGGTTCATTTGATCTGGATCCAGAGGATTTCGTAGATCCAAGCCCTACAATGGATGTCCTTGAAAGTGCTGCCATCGTGCATGACAGCATGATACATGATATTCCCCGGGGTGTTCTTGAAGTGGGAGGCGGCTTGCCAAAGAATTTCCTTCAGCAGACAGGCCCGATGATATCCCAGATCATAGGGATGGAATGCCCTGGAGAGAATTATGTTGTCCAGGTAACTGTTGACCGCCCGGATACAGGCGGACTCTCAGGAGCCACCATAAACGAAGGCAAATCATGGGGTAAAATACCGAAGGCTGGAGAAGGAAATGTAATTCCCTATCTTGATGCAACTGTGGGTATCCCCATAATCTTTGCGTATGCTCTTGAAAACTGCAAACCCAGAAAACATAAGAAGTTGAGTGAGAGGCTGCCTGAGATTACGAGAGAATTGATAAAAGCGGCAAGGCTGAATGTTTAA
- a CDS encoding ABC transporter permease, with amino-acid sequence MSSIFFYARKDAKKNWKMFFFVIIAIAISTANIIIINGFMDGLTDGFLEKTMDTSSGHINIYPDENDKYIEGLGIKEKKLEGLDEVVAYSPRITAGGTLHYKEKFKIVKILALDPLKENEVTILLSKVDPGETLAANDRDGMLISYRLADDLKVKLGDEATMIFENGKTRVFKIRGVLHTGLAMDTNTIIINFEDAAEQLNLFNKASIILVKLHDETLSGQYKNKISRELGIQKIKEWEQEIESVLSSFKTFRDISNFMNAIGLFTGAASVGIVLYINILHKRRQIGILKAIGMKDLQVLFVYILQAVFLGTMGILIGDALGYAGTKYLEAHPFPDPTLGSLGPRFHLYLIYDASLVTMLIVILAAAFPALMASRTNIIKAIWGD; translated from the coding sequence ATGTCCTCAATATTCTTCTATGCAAGAAAAGATGCAAAGAAAAATTGGAAAATGTTCTTTTTTGTAATAATAGCAATTGCCATTTCTACTGCGAATATTATTATAATAAATGGTTTCATGGATGGCCTGACTGATGGTTTCTTAGAAAAAACCATGGACACTTCTTCCGGACATATCAACATCTATCCAGATGAGAACGATAAATATATAGAAGGGCTGGGCATAAAGGAAAAAAAACTTGAGGGCCTGGATGAGGTGGTTGCTTATTCTCCAAGAATCACGGCAGGCGGAACTTTACATTATAAGGAAAAATTCAAAATTGTAAAAATTTTAGCCTTAGATCCCTTAAAAGAAAACGAAGTTACTATCCTGCTAAGTAAAGTTGATCCAGGTGAAACGCTTGCAGCTAATGACCGGGATGGAATGTTGATATCATACCGGCTGGCAGATGATTTAAAGGTAAAACTCGGTGATGAAGCGACCATGATATTTGAAAACGGAAAAACCAGAGTTTTTAAAATCAGGGGTGTACTGCACACTGGTCTGGCAATGGATACGAACACAATAATAATAAACTTTGAAGATGCAGCAGAACAGCTTAACCTGTTTAATAAAGCATCTATTATTCTTGTCAAACTGCATGATGAAACTCTTTCAGGGCAATATAAAAACAAAATATCCAGGGAACTTGGCATTCAAAAAATCAAAGAATGGGAACAAGAGATTGAATCCGTACTGAGTTCATTCAAAACATTCAGGGATATCAGTAATTTTATGAATGCAATTGGATTATTCACAGGAGCAGCATCCGTCGGTATAGTGCTTTATATAAATATATTACATAAAAGAAGGCAGATAGGTATATTAAAAGCAATTGGAATGAAGGACTTACAGGTATTGTTTGTATATATTCTCCAGGCAGTGTTTCTTGGAACAATGGGTATCCTGATTGGTGATGCGCTGGGATATGCAGGTACTAAATATCTGGAAGCACATCCTTTTCCTGACCCAACCCTTGGTTCTTTAGGTCCGAGATTTCATTTATATCTCATCTATGATGCCTCGCTTGTAACAATGCTCATTGTAATCCTTGCAGCAGCATTTCCTGCACTTATGGCAAGCAGAACGAACATAATAAAAGCAATCTGGGGCGATTAA
- a CDS encoding ABC transporter ATP-binding protein has translation MEIIKTNNLKKSYMLGKVEVKALNGVDTCVEQGEFVAIMGPSGCGKSTFLNLTGMLDTPTSGEIYIEGNDVTNMNSNTRAEYRLKYIGFVFQFFNLFNELTVMENVMFPMMLNKTSNYKERAKELLNLVGLGDRLSHLPSELSGGQQQRVTIARSLANDPKILLADEPTGNLDTKSSIEIIELFRKLNREQGQTIVMVTHSPEIGGMTDRIIHFRDGIIEH, from the coding sequence ATGGAAATAATTAAAACCAACAATCTTAAAAAGAGCTATATGCTTGGAAAAGTCGAGGTTAAAGCGCTTAATGGCGTGGATACTTGTGTAGAACAGGGTGAATTTGTTGCCATTATGGGCCCTTCAGGCTGCGGCAAGTCAACTTTTCTGAATTTGACAGGCATGCTTGACACCCCGACTTCCGGTGAAATATACATAGAGGGTAATGATGTAACAAATATGAATAGCAACACGAGAGCGGAGTATAGACTGAAATACATAGGTTTCGTTTTTCAGTTCTTCAATCTTTTTAATGAGCTCACGGTCATGGAAAATGTAATGTTCCCTATGATGCTGAATAAGACGTCAAATTATAAGGAACGGGCAAAGGAATTGCTCAACCTTGTGGGTCTTGGTGATAGATTAAGCCACCTGCCGTCCGAACTATCTGGAGGGCAGCAGCAGCGCGTAACTATTGCAAGAAGTCTTGCCAATGACCCGAAAATTCTTCTTGCTGATGAACCGACAGGTAACCTGGATACAAAGTCTTCGATAGAAATCATCGAACTTTTCAGGAAATTGAACCGGGAGCAAGGTCAGACTATCGTGATGGTAACGCACAGTCCTGAGATCGGCGGGATGACGGACAGGATTATACATTTCAGGGATGGGATAATTGAGCATTAA
- a CDS encoding TIGR01210 family radical SAM protein translates to MSLTTVIRNIRAKQKIKFTPPDRPTAVWTGKDLLDGKPVTALTIIFQTSGCRWNNCTMCGYVYDSARSPPSHDDLMKQFDYAMSCCKDEEFIVKIFTSGSFLDDSEIGSSTRIEMLSRLRENDRVKKVIAETRPEYVTDEKLAEAREALGKRFEVAMGLETSNDMIRKDCINKGFSFSDFTGASEVAGRNDVTVKAYLMQKPPFLSEGIAMNDMINSINDAAPFVRTISMNLCNVQKGTLVDEMFERGDYRPPWLWSAVEALKVGKESSPGTVIMSDPVGAGSMRGPHNCGKCDNDVAEAIRIFSLTQDTAVFKNLDCDCKELWKKVVELEDFTFGAPLVK, encoded by the coding sequence ATGTCACTCACAACAGTTATACGAAATATCCGCGCAAAGCAAAAGATCAAATTCACTCCCCCTGACAGGCCTACCGCTGTCTGGACAGGGAAAGACCTGCTTGATGGAAAGCCTGTAACCGCGTTAACCATTATTTTCCAGACCTCAGGCTGCCGCTGGAACAACTGCACCATGTGCGGGTATGTTTATGATAGCGCGCGCTCACCCCCATCGCATGATGACCTGATGAAGCAATTCGATTATGCAATGTCGTGCTGCAAGGATGAAGAATTCATTGTAAAAATATTCACATCAGGCAGTTTTCTTGATGATAGCGAGATCGGATCTTCAACGCGTATCGAGATGCTGTCACGGTTAAGAGAAAATGACCGGGTAAAAAAAGTGATCGCAGAGACAAGACCGGAATACGTAACTGACGAGAAGCTGGCAGAAGCAAGAGAGGCTCTTGGCAAGAGGTTTGAAGTGGCAATGGGTCTTGAAACCAGTAATGACATGATCAGAAAGGACTGCATCAATAAAGGTTTTTCATTTTCTGATTTTACAGGGGCAAGCGAAGTTGCAGGAAGGAATGATGTGACCGTAAAAGCGTACCTTATGCAAAAACCGCCATTTCTTTCAGAAGGGATCGCCATGAATGACATGATTAATTCCATTAATGATGCCGCGCCCTTTGTCAGGACAATATCCATGAACCTGTGCAATGTCCAGAAGGGAACACTTGTGGATGAGATGTTCGAGCGCGGTGATTACAGGCCGCCGTGGTTATGGAGCGCTGTTGAAGCGCTTAAGGTCGGAAAGGAATCATCCCCGGGAACGGTTATAATGTCAGACCCGGTGGGCGCAGGTTCAATGCGCGGCCCCCATAATTGCGGTAAATGCGATAATGATGTGGCAGAGGCCATCCGTATTTTCTCGCTGACCCAGGATACTGCTGTTTTTAAGAATCTTGATTGTGACTGCAAAGAGTTATGGAAAAAAGTAGTTGAGCTTGAGGATTTCACATTCGGGGCGCCGCTTGTGAAATAG
- a CDS encoding ABC transporter ATP-binding protein: MLLYQIVRLDNVSFIRNGKAILQNISLRIEPGQHWVIIGQNGSGKTSLISIINGYHYPSEGKARVLGKKFGSTDLRELRLQIGECSSEIRDMIHGWETVRDIVLSGRFASIGLYEKPDSKDHERAAYLLDSLGMSDMAGCIFNTLSDGEKQRTLLARALMPEPELLVLDEPCAGLDLKAREGLLDAVQEMCTKRNGPTLIYITHHIEEIIPAITHALALRNGRIIASGKREDVLTNTVLSETFEVPVELHEREGRLWPMIMKS; the protein is encoded by the coding sequence ATGCTCTTATATCAAATTGTCCGCCTGGACAACGTATCATTCATTAGAAATGGCAAAGCGATCCTGCAAAATATATCATTGCGTATAGAGCCAGGCCAGCACTGGGTGATAATCGGGCAAAACGGTTCGGGTAAAACAAGCCTTATCAGTATAATCAATGGCTATCACTATCCATCGGAAGGAAAAGCCCGTGTCCTGGGTAAAAAATTCGGTTCTACTGATCTTCGGGAACTCCGCTTACAGATAGGAGAATGCAGTTCCGAGATACGTGATATGATCCATGGGTGGGAAACAGTAAGGGATATTGTGCTTTCAGGCAGGTTTGCAAGTATTGGCCTGTATGAGAAACCGGATTCAAAAGATCATGAACGTGCAGCTTATTTACTTGATTCACTGGGAATGTCTGATATGGCAGGATGCATATTCAATACACTTTCGGACGGTGAGAAGCAAAGAACCCTTCTTGCAAGGGCGCTGATGCCTGAGCCGGAATTACTTGTCCTTGACGAGCCATGTGCAGGACTTGACCTGAAAGCCAGAGAAGGATTACTGGATGCTGTGCAGGAAATGTGCACTAAACGCAATGGTCCGACTTTAATATATATCACACATCATATTGAGGAGATCATCCCCGCGATTACCCATGCTCTGGCTTTGCGAAATGGAAGGATAATAGCAAGCGGTAAAAGAGAAGATGTTCTTACAAATACTGTTCTCAGTGAGACTTTTGAAGTACCGGTCGAGTTGCATGAGAGAGAAGGGCGTTTGTGGCCGATGATAATGAAAAGTTAA
- the guaA gene encoding glutamine-hydrolyzing GMP synthase subunit GuaA, with the protein MVKVDKFIHDSIEKIRKDIKGRAIIALSGGVDSSVCAVLAHRAIGDMLTPIYIDTGLMRKGETERIKTIFSDMNLRVVDGKVNFLKALKGQTDPEKKRKAVGEAFIREFEKEARKLGARYLIQGTIYPDRIESEGGIKSHHNVGGLPSVIDFEGIVEPIADLYKDEVREVARALGLPKEISDRMPFPGPGLSVRIIGEVTEEKLDVIREANAIVEEELVEQFAPWQTFAALIEKGTGVKGDVRVHGWIIAVRAVSSRDGMTAESMELPWSVLRRIESRITSQIPGVSRVLYDLTPKPPATIEFE; encoded by the coding sequence ATGGTCAAAGTTGATAAATTCATTCATGATAGCATTGAAAAAATTAGGAAAGATATTAAAGGCCGGGCAATAATCGCCCTTTCAGGTGGAGTTGATAGTTCTGTCTGTGCCGTACTTGCGCACAGGGCAATAGGAGATATGCTGACACCCATTTACATTGACACTGGCCTTATGCGAAAGGGTGAAACTGAGAGGATTAAGACAATATTTTCCGATATGAACCTCCGGGTCGTGGATGGAAAAGTAAATTTCCTCAAAGCCCTGAAAGGACAAACCGATCCTGAGAAAAAAAGAAAAGCAGTAGGTGAGGCTTTTATCAGGGAATTTGAAAAGGAAGCCAGGAAACTCGGAGCACGATATCTTATCCAGGGAACAATTTATCCGGACAGGATAGAGTCAGAAGGCGGGATAAAGAGTCACCATAATGTTGGCGGCCTGCCATCAGTTATTGATTTTGAAGGTATTGTCGAACCGATAGCAGACCTTTACAAAGATGAAGTGCGGGAGGTTGCAAGAGCGCTTGGCCTTCCGAAGGAAATCTCGGACAGGATGCCATTCCCCGGGCCTGGCCTTTCAGTCAGGATAATTGGAGAAGTCACCGAGGAAAAGCTGGATGTGATAAGGGAAGCAAATGCAATTGTTGAAGAAGAACTTGTGGAGCAATTTGCCCCATGGCAGACATTTGCTGCGCTTATTGAAAAGGGAACTGGTGTAAAAGGAGATGTGAGGGTGCATGGATGGATAATCGCAGTGCGCGCCGTAAGTTCAAGGGACGGGATGACGGCAGAGTCCATGGAATTGCCGTGGAGTGTGCTTCGAAGGATCGAGTCCAGGATAACAAGCCAGATACCAGGTGTTTCAAGGGTTCTTTATGACCTGACACCGAAACCTCCGGCGACGATTGAATTTGAGTAA
- a CDS encoding ABC transporter permease: MSVDLGSAFFYSRKDIFKNIKIFIIITLSIVLATANIIVINGLIDGMIEDLVDNTVESSVGHLNIYPDNNERFIEGIGIKEQRLVALKEVEAYSPRISATGVLSNKELSTSNTILALDPDKERKTTKLLEKLIRGASVNSNDKNAILVSSRLAEDLKLNVGDEATLAFENGIIKVYTVKGIVRTGNLDFDSSTIIMPMDEAYRQLAVDNMASIILIKLSDKSMTEIYKPMIMQNLDVNNIRTWKEETEFISNFANSWRSISSIISGVGLIAAAISVGIVIYINVIHKKRQIGIMKAIGTSNAFIFTVFLMEAAIFGVIGVFLGDFLGYLAIKYFEANPFLDAISQTWISARYESRLFYIATTVSFAITILAGVYPAIKASRMEIIKAIWGT; encoded by the coding sequence GTGTCTGTTGATCTTGGCTCTGCTTTTTTCTATTCAAGAAAAGACATCTTCAAAAATATAAAGATCTTCATAATTATTACCTTATCGATTGTTTTAGCGACTGCGAATATCATCGTTATCAATGGGCTTATTGATGGAATGATCGAAGATTTAGTTGATAACACTGTTGAATCTTCGGTGGGTCATTTAAATATCTACCCTGATAACAATGAACGGTTTATAGAAGGTATCGGGATAAAGGAGCAGAGACTTGTTGCATTAAAGGAAGTGGAGGCATATTCACCAAGGATTTCGGCAACCGGTGTTTTATCTAATAAAGAGCTATCAACATCCAATACTATACTGGCTCTGGACCCGGATAAGGAACGAAAGACAACAAAACTTCTTGAAAAACTCATCCGGGGTGCTTCTGTAAATTCTAATGATAAGAATGCCATTCTCGTCTCTTCCCGACTTGCTGAGGATTTAAAACTAAATGTCGGAGATGAAGCCACGCTGGCATTTGAAAATGGAATAATTAAGGTATATACTGTAAAAGGAATTGTCCGCACCGGTAACCTGGATTTCGACAGCTCCACCATTATTATGCCCATGGATGAAGCCTACAGGCAGCTTGCTGTTGATAATATGGCTTCTATTATCCTGATTAAGCTTTCAGATAAGAGCATGACGGAAATATACAAGCCAATGATCATGCAGAATCTGGATGTAAATAATATAAGAACATGGAAAGAAGAGACAGAATTCATATCAAACTTCGCTAATTCATGGCGGAGTATTTCAAGTATAATATCAGGAGTGGGTTTAATCGCAGCAGCGATTTCGGTTGGAATTGTAATCTATATAAATGTAATTCATAAAAAAAGACAAATCGGCATAATGAAAGCCATAGGAACGAGTAATGCCTTCATTTTCACAGTATTTTTGATGGAAGCTGCAATTTTTGGCGTAATAGGTGTTTTTCTCGGAGATTTTCTCGGATATCTTGCGATCAAGTACTTTGAAGCAAACCCATTTTTAGATGCCATATCACAGACCTGGATAAGTGCAAGGTATGAATCCCGGCTGTTCTATATTGCAACAACTGTTTCATTTGCAATAACGATACTGGCAGGAGTATATCCCGCTATTAAAGCAAGCAGGATGGAAATTATTAAAGCCATATGGGGTACATAA
- a CDS encoding aldehyde ferredoxin oxidoreductase, which produces MHGWTGRNVIIDLTDGKITESNSDPDELRSYIGGRGLGVKLYYDLVAPDIDPLSPENILIFTTGPLTGTRTPLSGRHVMVSKSPLTGTIFDSSSGGFFGKELKSAGLDALLIKGASDEPVYISIQDDDIRINNTNDLWGKNVRQCTDKLSGKGRVACIGRAGEGLVPIANVMNDYFHACGRGGLGAVMGSKKLKAIVVKGSRKPAIADEEQFEKGCKEASNLIKKGSIGLSTYGTSALLNLMNFQKILPAGNFRKNEFGDASMVSGEFIKENYDIKGHACYNCTIACKHIIKSGAFEGYEVPEYETLWSFGPDNNNSDIASIIKVNRLCNDYGIDTISAGSTIAAYAEIMGEDVKEFTELVKKMGDNTGIGKELGNGSKAFSNLRGKDVSMQCKGLELPGYDPRGLLGMALAYATSNRGGCHMRAYMAGPEVLGKPKKVDRLTFSGKAELVKIQQDETASIDSLVLCKFASFSVPEEIFAELLSAATGVDYSIEEYLKCGERIWNLERLFNNKAGFSKKDDTLPERFFENGGIDRNDFEKSLDEYYLQRGWDEYGVPGEGKLRELGII; this is translated from the coding sequence ATGCATGGCTGGACAGGAAGAAACGTAATTATCGATTTAACCGACGGAAAAATTACCGAAAGTAACAGCGACCCGGATGAATTACGTTCTTATATCGGCGGAAGAGGTCTTGGTGTAAAGCTATATTATGACTTAGTGGCACCGGATATTGATCCTTTATCGCCTGAAAATATCCTTATTTTCACGACAGGCCCGCTCACAGGGACACGGACGCCCCTGTCAGGCAGGCATGTCATGGTTTCAAAATCACCTCTTACAGGCACTATATTTGATTCAAGCAGCGGCGGGTTTTTCGGAAAGGAATTAAAATCCGCAGGGTTAGATGCGCTCCTTATAAAAGGTGCATCTGACGAGCCGGTTTATATTTCCATACAGGACGATGATATCCGGATAAACAATACAAATGATCTATGGGGAAAAAATGTCCGGCAATGCACTGATAAGCTTTCGGGAAAAGGACGCGTGGCATGCATAGGGCGCGCAGGCGAGGGGCTTGTTCCAATTGCAAATGTCATGAATGATTATTTCCATGCATGCGGGCGCGGCGGACTTGGCGCAGTGATGGGTTCAAAAAAACTAAAGGCAATAGTTGTAAAAGGATCACGAAAACCCGCAATTGCAGATGAGGAACAATTTGAAAAAGGATGCAAAGAGGCTTCAAATCTAATAAAAAAAGGATCAATAGGTCTTTCGACTTATGGAACATCAGCACTCCTGAACCTTATGAATTTCCAGAAAATCCTGCCGGCAGGAAATTTCAGGAAAAACGAATTCGGCGATGCTTCAATGGTATCAGGTGAATTCATCAAAGAAAATTATGACATTAAAGGCCATGCCTGTTATAATTGCACTATCGCCTGCAAGCACATAATAAAAAGCGGGGCATTTGAAGGTTATGAGGTGCCTGAATATGAAACATTATGGTCATTCGGGCCTGATAACAATAATTCTGATATAGCATCGATAATCAAGGTCAACCGACTGTGCAATGATTACGGGATCGATACCATATCAGCAGGCTCGACAATTGCTGCCTATGCTGAGATAATGGGTGAGGATGTAAAAGAATTCACGGAATTAGTGAAAAAAATGGGTGATAATACCGGGATTGGAAAAGAGCTTGGAAATGGTTCGAAAGCTTTCTCAAATTTACGGGGAAAAGATGTTTCCATGCAATGCAAGGGGCTTGAGCTTCCGGGTTATGACCCGCGGGGACTTCTGGGCATGGCTCTTGCATATGCAACTTCAAATCGCGGTGGATGTCACATGAGGGCTTATATGGCAGGACCGGAGGTTCTTGGCAAACCAAAAAAGGTTGACCGCTTAACATTTTCGGGGAAAGCAGAGCTTGTGAAAATACAGCAGGATGAAACTGCCTCTATTGATTCGCTTGTCCTGTGTAAATTCGCATCATTTTCAGTTCCGGAAGAGATATTCGCAGAATTATTAAGTGCTGCTACGGGTGTGGATTATTCAATTGAAGAATACCTGAAATGCGGTGAAAGGATATGGAATCTTGAAAGACTCTTCAACAATAAAGCCGGATTTTCAAAAAAGGATGATACTTTGCCTGAAAGGTTTTTCGAAAATGGTGGGATCGATAGGAATGATTTTGAGAAGAGTCTTGATGAATATTACCTGCAAAGGGGCTGGGATGAGTATGGGGTGCCGGGTGAAGGGAAATTGAGGGAATTGGGGATAATATAA